In Cervus elaphus chromosome 5, mCerEla1.1, whole genome shotgun sequence, the following proteins share a genomic window:
- the PDK2 gene encoding pyruvate dehydrogenase kinase, isozyme 2 isoform X1, whose amino-acid sequence MRWVRALLKNASLAGAPKYIEHFSKFSPSPLSMKQFLDFGSSNACEKTSFTFLRQELPVRLANIMKEINLLPDRVLSTPSVQLVQSWYVQSLLDIMEFLDKDPEDHRTLSQFTDALVTIRNRHNDVVPTMAQGVLEYKDTYGDDPVSNQNIQYFLDRFYLSRISIRMLINQHTLLFDGRTNPAHPKHIGSIDPNCNVSEVVKDAYDMAKLLCDKYYMASPDLEIQEINASNSKQPIHMVYVPSHLYHMLFELFKNAMRATVESHESSLTLPPIKVMVALGEEDLSIKMSDRGGGVPLRKIERLFSYMYSTAPMPQPGTGGTPLAGFGYGLPISRLYAKYFQGDLQLFSMEGFGTDAVIYLKALSTDSVERLPVYNKSAWRHYQTIQEAGDWCVPSTEPKNTSTYRVS is encoded by the exons ATGCGCTGGGTCCGCGCGCTGCTGAAGAATGCGTCCCTGGCAGGGGCACCCAAATACATCGAGCACTTCAGCAAGTTCTCCCCATCCCCGCTGTCCATGAAGCAGTTTCTGGACTTCG GGTCCAGCAATGCCTGTGAGAAAACCTCGTTCACTTTCCTCAGGCAGGAGCTGCCTGTGCGCCTGGCCAACATCATGAAGGAGATCAACCTGCTTCCTGACCGGGTACTGAGCACACCCTCGGTGCAGCTGGTACAGAGCTG GTATGTCCAGAGTCTCCTGGACATCATGGAGTTCCTGGACAAGGACCCTGAGGACCATCGGACCCTGAGCCA gtTCACCGATGCCCTGGTCACCATCCGGAACCGCCACAATGACGTGGTGCCCACCATGGCTCAGGGCGTGCTGGAATACAAGGACACCTACGGCGACGACCCCGTCTCCAACCAGAACATCCAGTACTTCTTGGACCGCTTCTACCTCAGCCGCATCTCCATCCGCATGCTCATCAACCAGCACA CCCTGCTCTTTGATGGCAGAACCAACCCTGCCCACCCCAAACACATCGGCAGCATCGACCCCAACTGCAACGTCTCTGAGGTGGTGAAGG ATGCCTATGACATGGCCAAGCTCCTGTGTGACAAGTATTACATGGCCTCTCCTGACCTGGAGATCCAGGAGATCAATG catCCAACTCCAAACAGCCAATTCACATGGTTtatgtcccctcccacctctACCACATGCTTTTTGAACTCTTCAAG AATGCCATGCGAGCAACTGTGGAAAGCCACGAATCCAGTCTCACTCTTCCACCTATCAAGGTCATGGTGGCCTTGGGCGAGGAAGATCTTTCCATCAAA ATGAGTGACCGAGGTGGGGGTGTTCCCTTGAGGAAGATTGAGCGACTCTTCAGTTACATGTACTCCACAGCTCCCATGCCCCAGCCTGGCACCGGGGGAACCCCACTG GCTGGCTTTGGGTATGGGCTCCCCATTTCCCGCCTCTATGCCAAGTACTTCCAGGGGGACCTGCAGCTCTTCTCCATGGAGGGCTTTGGGACCGATGCTGTCATCTATCTCAAG GCCCTGTCCACGGACTCAGTGGAGCGCCTGCCTGTCTACAACAAGTCAGCCTGGCGCCACTACCAGACCATCCAGGAGGCCGGTGATTGGTGTGTGCCCAGCACGGAGCCCAAGAACACGTCCACGTACCGTGTCAGCTAG
- the PDK2 gene encoding pyruvate dehydrogenase kinase, isozyme 2 isoform X2: MTSFSPLPALHLRARPRVWSSNACEKTSFTFLRQELPVRLANIMKEINLLPDRVLSTPSVQLVQSWYVQSLLDIMEFLDKDPEDHRTLSQFTDALVTIRNRHNDVVPTMAQGVLEYKDTYGDDPVSNQNIQYFLDRFYLSRISIRMLINQHTLLFDGRTNPAHPKHIGSIDPNCNVSEVVKDAYDMAKLLCDKYYMASPDLEIQEINASNSKQPIHMVYVPSHLYHMLFELFKNAMRATVESHESSLTLPPIKVMVALGEEDLSIKMSDRGGGVPLRKIERLFSYMYSTAPMPQPGTGGTPLAGFGYGLPISRLYAKYFQGDLQLFSMEGFGTDAVIYLKALSTDSVERLPVYNKSAWRHYQTIQEAGDWCVPSTEPKNTSTYRVS; this comes from the exons ATGACCTCATTCAGTCCTCTACCTGCTCTTCATCTTCGAGCCAGACCAAGAGTCT GGTCCAGCAATGCCTGTGAGAAAACCTCGTTCACTTTCCTCAGGCAGGAGCTGCCTGTGCGCCTGGCCAACATCATGAAGGAGATCAACCTGCTTCCTGACCGGGTACTGAGCACACCCTCGGTGCAGCTGGTACAGAGCTG GTATGTCCAGAGTCTCCTGGACATCATGGAGTTCCTGGACAAGGACCCTGAGGACCATCGGACCCTGAGCCA gtTCACCGATGCCCTGGTCACCATCCGGAACCGCCACAATGACGTGGTGCCCACCATGGCTCAGGGCGTGCTGGAATACAAGGACACCTACGGCGACGACCCCGTCTCCAACCAGAACATCCAGTACTTCTTGGACCGCTTCTACCTCAGCCGCATCTCCATCCGCATGCTCATCAACCAGCACA CCCTGCTCTTTGATGGCAGAACCAACCCTGCCCACCCCAAACACATCGGCAGCATCGACCCCAACTGCAACGTCTCTGAGGTGGTGAAGG ATGCCTATGACATGGCCAAGCTCCTGTGTGACAAGTATTACATGGCCTCTCCTGACCTGGAGATCCAGGAGATCAATG catCCAACTCCAAACAGCCAATTCACATGGTTtatgtcccctcccacctctACCACATGCTTTTTGAACTCTTCAAG AATGCCATGCGAGCAACTGTGGAAAGCCACGAATCCAGTCTCACTCTTCCACCTATCAAGGTCATGGTGGCCTTGGGCGAGGAAGATCTTTCCATCAAA ATGAGTGACCGAGGTGGGGGTGTTCCCTTGAGGAAGATTGAGCGACTCTTCAGTTACATGTACTCCACAGCTCCCATGCCCCAGCCTGGCACCGGGGGAACCCCACTG GCTGGCTTTGGGTATGGGCTCCCCATTTCCCGCCTCTATGCCAAGTACTTCCAGGGGGACCTGCAGCTCTTCTCCATGGAGGGCTTTGGGACCGATGCTGTCATCTATCTCAAG GCCCTGTCCACGGACTCAGTGGAGCGCCTGCCTGTCTACAACAAGTCAGCCTGGCGCCACTACCAGACCATCCAGGAGGCCGGTGATTGGTGTGTGCCCAGCACGGAGCCCAAGAACACGTCCACGTACCGTGTCAGCTAG
- the ITGA3 gene encoding integrin alpha-3: MGPGPSRAAGVLRPLLGTLALMVAASNRAASAFNLDTRFLVVKEAGNPSSLFGYSVALHRQTERQQRYLLLAGAPRDFAVPNGSTNRTGAVYLCPLTAHKNDCERMDIKEKSNPNHIIEDMWLGVTVASQGPAGRVLVCAHRYTQVLWSGLEDQRRMVGKCYVRGNDLELNATDDWQTYHNEMCNSNTDYLQTGMCQLGTSGGFTQNTVYFGAPGAYNWKGNSYMIQRKDWDLSEYSYKDPEDIGNFYIGYTMQVGSAILHPTDITIVTGAPRHQHVGAVFLLSQEAGGDLRRRQVLEGTQVGAYFGSAIALADLNNDGWQDLLVGAPYYFERKEEVGGAIYIFMNQAGTSFPNHPSLLLHGPSHSAFGFSVASIGDINQDGFQDIAVGAPFEGSGKVYIYHGSSRGLLRLPQQVIHGEQLGLPGLTTFGYSLSGQMDVDENFYPDLLVGSLSDRIVLLRARPVINILYKTLVARPSILDPAFCTATSCVQVELCFAYNQSAGNPNYRRNITLAYTLEADRDRRPPRLHFARSQSAVFHGFFSMPEMRCQTLELLLMDNVRDKLRPITISMNYSLPLRLPDRPQLGLGSLDAYPVLNQAQALENHTEVQFQKECGQDNRCDSNLQMRAAFVSELGQRLSRLQYRRDFRKLLLSINVTNTPSRKRAGEDAHEALLTLEVPPSLLLSSVRPPGACQANETIVCELGNPFKRNQRMELLIAFEVIGVTLHTRELQAQLQLSTSSHQDDLRPVTLPLLVDYTLQASLSMVNHRLQSFFGGTVMGESGMKTVEDVGSPLKYEFQVGPMGEGLSALGTLVLGLEWPYEVSNGKWLLYPTEITVRGNGSWHCWPPGDLINPLNLTLSVPGDRPPSPQRRRRQLDPGGGQGPPPVTLAAAKKAKSEIQLSCGSDHTHCVWLECPIPDAPVITNVTIQARVWNSTFIEDYRDFDRVRVASWATLFLQTSVPTINMENKTVRFSVDIDSDLVEELPAEIELWLVLVAVSAGLLLLGLIILLLWKCGFFKRARTRALYEAKRQKAEMKSQPSETERLTEDY, encoded by the exons GCTGCTGGCTGGTGCCCCCCGGGACTTTGCTGTGCCCAATGGCTCTACCAACCGGACTGGTGCTGTGTATCTGTGCCCACTCACTGCCCACAAGAATGACTGTGAGCGGATGGACATCAAGGAGAAAA GTAACCCTAACCACATCATTGAGGACATGTGGCTCGGCGTGACTGTGGCCAGCCAGGGCCCTGCAGGCAGAGTCCTG GTCTGTGCCCACCGCTACACCCAGGTGCTGTGGTCGGGGTTAGAGGACCAGCGGCGCATGGTGGGCAAGTGCTATGTGAGAGGCAACGACCTGGAGCTGAATGCCACGGATGACTGGCAGACCTACCACAACGAGATGTGCAACAGCAACACCGACTACCTGCAGACGGGCATGTGCCAGCTGGGCACCAGCGGCGGCTTCACCCAAAACACCGTGTACTTTGGTGCTCCTGGTGCCTACAACTGGAAAG GAAACAGCTACATGATTCAGCGGAAGGACTGGGATTTGTCTGAATATAGTTACAAGGACCCAGAGGACATAGGAAACTTCTATATTG GCTACACGATGCAGGTGGGCAGTGCCATCCTGCACCCCACAGACATCACCATTGTGACAGGTGCCCCGCGGCACCAACATGTGGGCGCTGTCTTTTTGCTGAGCCAGGAAGCAGGTGGAGACTTGCGGAGGAGGCAGGTGCTGGAGGGCACGCAGGTGGGAGCCTATTTTGGCAGTGCCATTGCCCTGGCAGACCTGAACAATGATGG GTGGCAGGACCTCCTGGTGGGTGCCCCCTATTACTTTGAGCGGAAAGAGGAAGTAGGGGGTGCAATTTATATCTTCATGAACCAGGCAGGCACCTCCTTCCCCAAccacccctccctccttcttcACGGCCCCAGTCACTCCGCCTTTGGCTTCTCTGTGGCAAGCATTGGTGACATCAACCAAGACGGATTCCAGG ACATTGCTGTGGGAGCCCCATTCGAGGGCTCGGGCAAAGTGTACATCTACCATGGCAGCTCCAGGGGGCTCCTCAGACTGCCCCAGCAG gtaATCCATGGAGAGCAGCTGGGACTGCCTGGCCTGACCACCTTTGGCTACTCCCTGAGTGGGCAGATGGACGTGGATGAGAACTTCTACCCAGACCTGCTGGTGGGGAGCCTGTCAGACCGCATTGTGCTGCTGAG GGCCCGGCCTGTTATCAACATCCTCTACAAGACCTTGGTAGCCAGGCCGTCCATACTGGACCCTGCGTTCTGCACGGCCACCTCCTG TGTACAGGTGGAGCTGTGCTTTGCTTACAACCAGAGTGCAGGGAACCCCAACTACAGGCGGAACATCA CCCTGGCCTACACGCTGGAGGCTGACCGGGACCGCCGTCCACCCCGACTCCACTTTGCACGCAGCCAGTCAGCTGTCTTCCATGGCTTTTTCTCCATGCCTGAGATGCGCTGCCAGACGCTGGAGCTGCTCCTGATG GACAACGTCCGCGACAAACTCCGACCCATCACCATCTCCATGAACTACTCTTTACCTTTGCGGTTGCCGGATCGCCCCCAACTGGGGCTTGGGTCCCTGGACGCCTACCCGGTCCTCAACCAAGCGCAGGCTCTGGAGAACCACACggag GTACAGTTCCAGAAGGAATGCGGGCAGGACAATAGGTGCGACAgcaatttacagatgagggcgGCCTTCGTGTCTGAGCTGGGGCAGCGGCTAAGCAG GCTCCAGTACAGGAGAGACTTCCGAAAACTGCTCCTGAGCATCAACGTGACCAACACCCCAAGCCGGAAGCGGGCTGGGGAAGATGCCCACGAGGCGCTCCTCACCCTGGAAGTGCCTCCGTCCCTGCTGCTGTCCTCAGTGCGCCCC cCTGGAGCCTGCCAAGCCAATGAAACCATCGTTTGTGAGCTGGGGAACCCCTTCAAACGGAACCAGAGG ATGGAGCTACTCATTGCCTTCGAGGTCATCGGAGTGACCCTACACACAAGGGAACTCCAGGCGCAGCTGCAGCTGTCTAC GTCAAGTCACCAGGATGACCTACGGCCCGTGACCCTGCCTCTGCTGGTGGACTACACACTCCAGGCCTCACTCAGCAT GGTGAATCACCGGCTACAAAGCTTCTTTGGGGGGACAGTGATGGGTGAGTCTGGCATGAAAACTGTGGAGGATGTGGGAAGCCCTCTCAAGTACGAGTTCCAG GTGGGCCCAATGGGTGAAGGGCTGTCAGCCCTGGGGACCCTGGTCCTGGGGCTGGAGTGGCCCTATGAAGTCAGCAATGGAAAGTGGCTGCTGTACCCCACGGAGATCACTGTCCGTGGCAATGGATCCTGGCACTGCTGGCCACCTGGAGACCTTATCAACCCTCTCAACCTCACTCTCTCT GTTCCTGGGGACAGGCCGCCATCTCCACAGCGCAGGCGGCGACAACTGGACCCAGGAGGAGGCCAAGGCCCCCCGCCTGTCACTCTGGCTGCTGCCAAAAAGGCCAAGTCTGAGATCCAATTG AGCTGTGGCAGTGACCACACCCACTGTGTGTGGCTGGAGTGCCCCATTCCTGATGCCCCTGTCATCACCAACGTGACCATCCAGGCACGAGTGTGGAACAGCACCTTCATCGAG GATTATAGAGACTTTGACCGAGTCAGGGTAGCCAGCTGGGCCACCCTGTTTCTCCAAACCAGCGTCCCAACCATCAACATGGAGAATAAGACAGTGCGG TTTTCCGTGGACATTGACTCTGACCTGGTGGAGGAGCTACCAGCTGAGATCGAGCTGTGGCTGGTGCTTGTGGCTGTGAGTGCCGGGTTGCTGCTGCTGGGGCTGATCATCCTCTTGCTGTGGAAG TGCGGCTTCTTCAAGCGAGCCCGCACTCGCGCCCTGTATGAAGCTAAGAGGCAGAAGGCGGAGATGAAGAGCCAGCCGTCAGAGACGGAGAGGCTGACGGAAGACTACTGA